In Agromyces sp. G08B096, a genomic segment contains:
- a CDS encoding WHG domain-containing protein: protein MPRAGLSRDAVVAAALEFVDSAGVDGFDRLTLAAIAERTGVAVPSLYKHVTGLDEVRRGVALGAVQALRRSVDAEAVGRSGADALGAVARGIRTFARQHPGWYAAVQVAPALRAAAEASGGGWPERELAEESDGLLASLAAVLRGFGLPAEREVDAVRLLRSAVHGFVALELGGGFGLPDDLDRSFEVVVAAAVAGVERLSESA, encoded by the coding sequence GTGCCTAGGGCGGGGCTCTCGCGCGACGCGGTTGTCGCCGCCGCCCTCGAGTTCGTGGACTCGGCGGGCGTCGACGGCTTCGACCGGCTGACGCTCGCGGCGATCGCCGAGCGCACGGGCGTGGCGGTGCCGAGCCTCTACAAGCACGTCACCGGGCTCGACGAGGTGCGGCGCGGAGTGGCCCTCGGCGCGGTGCAGGCGCTGCGGCGGTCGGTCGACGCCGAGGCCGTGGGGCGCTCGGGCGCGGACGCCTTGGGCGCCGTCGCGCGAGGCATCCGCACGTTCGCGAGGCAGCACCCGGGCTGGTACGCCGCAGTGCAGGTCGCGCCGGCGCTGCGGGCGGCGGCCGAGGCGAGTGGGGGCGGCTGGCCCGAGCGCGAGCTGGCGGAGGAGTCCGACGGGCTCCTCGCCTCGCTCGCGGCAGTGCTCCGCGGGTTCGGACTGCCCGCCGAACGCGAGGTCGACGCCGTGCGGCTGCTCCGATCGGCGGTGCACGGGTTCGTGGCGCTCGAGCTCGGCGGCGGGTTCGGACTGCCCGACGATCTCGACCGCAGTTTCGAGGTGGTGGTCGCGGCCGCGGTCGCGGGCGTCGAACGGCTCTCGGAGTCCGCATAG
- a CDS encoding response regulator transcription factor, which produces MADPHESAAAPLRVVVVDDHSIFRSGLRADLDASIEVVGEASDVPSALEVVARERPDVVLLDVHLPGGSDQTVTGGAEVLRRVAPLVPDTRFLALSVSDKAEDVVGVIRGGARGYITKGASGAEVSRAAHAVASGDAVFSPRLAGFVLDAFGAAVGETAAADDELDRLSAREQEVMRLIARGYAYKEVASTLFISTKTVETHVSSVLRKLQLSSRHELTAWATARRLL; this is translated from the coding sequence GTGGCTGACCCGCACGAGTCCGCGGCCGCGCCGCTGCGCGTCGTCGTCGTGGACGACCACTCGATCTTCAGGTCGGGGCTGCGTGCCGACCTCGACGCGTCGATCGAGGTCGTCGGCGAGGCATCCGATGTGCCGTCCGCGCTCGAGGTGGTCGCGCGCGAGCGGCCCGACGTGGTGCTGCTCGACGTGCACCTGCCGGGCGGCAGCGATCAGACCGTCACCGGCGGCGCCGAGGTGCTGCGACGCGTCGCCCCGCTCGTGCCCGACACCCGGTTCCTCGCCCTCAGCGTGTCGGACAAGGCGGAGGACGTCGTCGGCGTGATCCGGGGCGGTGCGCGCGGCTACATCACCAAGGGCGCCTCCGGCGCGGAGGTCAGCCGTGCCGCGCACGCCGTCGCGAGCGGCGACGCGGTGTTCTCGCCGAGGCTCGCGGGGTTCGTGCTCGACGCCTTCGGCGCGGCGGTCGGCGAGACCGCGGCCGCCGACGACGAGCTCGACCGGCTCTCGGCGCGCGAGCAGGAGGTCATGCGGCTCATCGCCCGCGGCTACGCCTACAAGGAGGTCGCCTCGACGCTGTTCATCTCGACGAAGACGGTCGAGACGCACGTGTCGAGCGTGCTGCGCAAGCTCCAGCTCTCGAGCCGGCACGAGCTCACGGCGTGGGCGACGGCGCGCCGCCTGCTCTGA
- a CDS encoding UDP-N-acetylmuramate dehydrogenase: MGDVRFSDLTTLQVGGPIGRLVTATTQRDLVDLATAAWHDGERWLALGGGSNLLVGDDGFDGTVIRILTRGIEVLSDAPTGSVRVRVQAGETWDDLVAWSVAQGFSGLEALSGIPGSVGAAPVQNIGAYGQELEASLVAVEFLDEGADAPRRMPADELELGYRTSVLKRGLAGIVVSVELELHDTAGERAVLGEALGQPIAYGQLAQALGVQLGDRVPVAAVRDAVLGLRRSKGMVLDADDRDSVSAGSFFTNPIVTERVARTLPGDAPRWYLEPDRPDEVVPLAALASQSPLDAFLAHQASVEASEAVAVDEPAEPLVKLSAAWLIEHAGIRRGFALPGSRAAISSKHTLALTNRGGATARDVAELARFVQGRVQAEFGIVLHPEPVLVDLEL; the protein is encoded by the coding sequence ATGGGCGACGTGCGTTTCTCCGACCTCACGACCCTGCAGGTCGGCGGCCCCATCGGGCGGCTCGTCACCGCCACCACGCAGCGCGATCTCGTCGACCTCGCGACCGCGGCGTGGCACGACGGCGAGCGCTGGCTGGCGCTCGGAGGCGGCTCCAACCTGCTCGTCGGCGACGACGGCTTCGACGGCACGGTCATCCGCATCCTCACCCGCGGCATCGAGGTGCTGTCCGACGCCCCCACCGGGTCCGTGCGGGTGCGCGTCCAGGCCGGCGAGACCTGGGACGACCTGGTCGCCTGGTCGGTCGCGCAGGGCTTCTCGGGTCTCGAGGCGCTCTCCGGCATCCCGGGGTCGGTCGGTGCCGCGCCCGTGCAGAACATCGGGGCCTACGGCCAGGAGCTCGAGGCGTCGCTCGTCGCCGTCGAGTTCCTCGACGAGGGCGCAGACGCCCCCCGCCGGATGCCGGCCGACGAGCTGGAGCTCGGCTACCGCACCTCCGTGCTGAAGCGCGGACTCGCCGGCATCGTGGTCTCCGTCGAGCTCGAACTGCACGACACGGCCGGCGAGCGCGCCGTGCTCGGCGAGGCCCTCGGCCAGCCGATCGCCTACGGGCAGCTCGCGCAGGCGCTCGGCGTGCAGCTCGGCGACCGGGTGCCGGTCGCCGCGGTCCGCGACGCGGTCCTCGGCCTGCGCCGCTCGAAGGGCATGGTGCTCGACGCCGACGACCGCGACTCGGTGAGCGCCGGGTCCTTCTTCACCAACCCCATCGTCACCGAGCGGGTCGCCCGAACCCTGCCCGGAGACGCCCCCCGCTGGTACCTCGAGCCCGACCGGCCCGACGAGGTCGTGCCCCTCGCCGCCCTCGCCAGTCAGAGCCCGCTCGACGCCTTCCTGGCGCATCAGGCGTCGGTCGAGGCATCCGAGGCCGTGGCGGTGGACGAACCGGCCGAGCCCCTCGTGAAGCTGTCGGCCGCGTGGCTGATCGAGCACGCCGGCATCCGCCGCGGGTTCGCGCTGCCCGGCTCGCGCGCCGCGATCTCGTCGAAGCACACCCTCGCCCTCACGAACCGCGGCGGCGCGACCGCTCGCGATGTGGCGGAGCTCGCCCGATTCGTGCAGGGGCGCGTGCAGGCGGAGTTCGGCATCGTGCTGCACCCCGAGCCGGTGCTCGTCGACCTCGAGCTGTAG
- a CDS encoding MaoC family dehydratase — protein MTAAPEIGSIAVGDIVAERSFPLTRDSLVRYAGASGDFNPIHYRDDIARAVGLPGVLAHGMLTMGFAVQPVVDWAGDPARVVDYQVRFTRPVVVDPEIGAVVAVIAKLGQLDEAASVARIDLTVKVGEETVLGKAQVRVQL, from the coding sequence ATGACCGCAGCTCCGGAGATCGGCTCGATCGCCGTCGGCGACATCGTCGCCGAGCGCTCCTTCCCGCTCACCCGCGACTCGCTCGTCCGGTACGCCGGCGCGTCGGGCGACTTCAACCCCATCCACTACCGCGACGACATCGCGCGCGCCGTCGGCCTGCCCGGCGTGCTCGCCCACGGCATGCTCACCATGGGCTTCGCGGTGCAGCCGGTCGTCGACTGGGCGGGCGACCCCGCCCGCGTGGTCGACTACCAGGTGCGCTTCACCCGCCCGGTGGTCGTCGACCCCGAGATCGGCGCCGTCGTCGCCGTCATCGCGAAGCTGGGCCAGCTCGACGAGGCCGCGTCGGTCGCCCGCATCGACCTCACCGTGAAGGTCGGCGAGGAGACCGTGCTCGGCAAGGCCCAGGTGCGCGTGCAGCTCTGA
- a CDS encoding metalloregulator ArsR/SmtB family transcription factor codes for MHALDLLGDPVRRRIVELLADGERSAGEVGEVVQREFGISQPGVSQHLRVLREAGFATVRAEGTRRLYALDPEPIAEAARWFTPFERFWEPRLDALGTELARSKRQRRLAAEAASAGGPPDPPDDDGGPRTRDSEMKET; via the coding sequence ATGCACGCACTCGATCTCCTGGGCGACCCGGTCCGCCGGCGCATCGTCGAGCTCCTCGCCGACGGCGAGCGCTCGGCGGGCGAGGTGGGCGAGGTCGTGCAGCGCGAGTTCGGCATCAGTCAGCCCGGCGTCTCGCAGCACCTCCGCGTGCTCCGGGAGGCCGGGTTTGCCACCGTGCGCGCCGAGGGCACCAGGCGCCTCTACGCGCTCGACCCTGAGCCGATCGCCGAGGCGGCCCGGTGGTTCACCCCGTTCGAACGGTTCTGGGAGCCGAGGCTCGACGCGCTCGGCACCGAGCTGGCCCGCTCGAAGCGGCAGCGCCGGCTCGCCGCCGAGGCGGCGTCGGCCGGCGGCCCGCCTGACCCGCCCGACGACGACGGCGGCCCCCGCACCCGCGATTCCGAGATGAAGGAGACCTGA
- a CDS encoding alpha/beta hydrolase, whose translation MSETIEVRFLSRPEGRISYTVAGAGPLVVAAPGMGDLRDSYRDLAGPLIAAGYRVAVTDLRSHGDSDTGFTDFSDAAVAGDLIALVRELGGPAVLIGSSLSGAAAAIAAAREPGLVAGVVGLGALLRNPDSPAIVRTVMPLVYRVALARPWGAAFWGGFYRSINRGRTAPWLDEHVAAVAAKLREPGRLRDLRRLTLALDHEEAERALPAVRAPMLQVVGLLDPDFPDPAAEAEWFRTLGARVVEVPEAGHYPHAQRPDVVVPEVVAFADGLRSGDEWRMPRA comes from the coding sequence ATGAGCGAAACGATCGAGGTCCGATTCCTGTCGCGGCCCGAGGGTCGCATCTCCTACACCGTCGCGGGCGCGGGCCCGCTCGTGGTCGCCGCACCCGGCATGGGCGACCTGCGCGACTCCTACCGCGACCTCGCCGGGCCGCTCATCGCCGCCGGCTACCGCGTCGCCGTCACCGACCTGCGCAGTCACGGCGACTCGGACACGGGGTTCACCGACTTCAGCGACGCGGCCGTGGCGGGCGACCTGATCGCCCTGGTCCGCGAGCTCGGCGGCCCCGCCGTCCTCATCGGCAGCTCCCTGAGCGGAGCGGCCGCCGCGATCGCCGCCGCGCGCGAGCCGGGCCTCGTCGCCGGAGTCGTCGGGCTCGGCGCCCTGCTGCGCAACCCCGACTCCCCCGCGATCGTCCGGACCGTCATGCCGCTGGTGTACCGCGTGGCGCTGGCCCGCCCCTGGGGAGCGGCGTTCTGGGGCGGCTTCTACCGGTCGATCAACCGCGGCCGCACCGCCCCCTGGCTCGACGAGCACGTCGCGGCGGTCGCCGCCAAGCTCCGCGAGCCGGGGCGGCTCCGCGACCTGCGACGACTCACGCTCGCCCTCGACCACGAGGAGGCCGAACGCGCCCTTCCCGCCGTCCGCGCCCCCATGCTGCAGGTCGTCGGACTCCTCGACCCCGACTTCCCCGACCCGGCCGCCGAGGCGGAGTGGTTCCGCACCCTCGGCGCACGGGTCGTCGAGGTGCCCGAGGCCGGGCACTACCCGCACGCGCAGCGCCCCGACGTCGTCGTTCCCGAAGTCGTCGCCTTCGCCGACGGACTCCGGTCGGGCGACGAGTGGCGGATGCCCCGTGCCTAG
- a CDS encoding PspC domain-containing protein yields the protein MASIPTPPAPEAPPPPPPPAAPGAAPGTGFFDWLRSLGVPRRPGWIGGVAAGVAARLGIDPVIVRGILVVLALFGAPAFLAYGVAWLLLPDERGRIHLEQTIRGVFDNAIVGIGIFLVIGLFAPAVGLPWWLDGWGWGWGVDGDGAFDVLRVLWMLLVLGGVVTGIFWLVTWLSRRGAPGAAASPGAPAPGDAASGSAAPGAAPGASATTASAASDAATAAASTGPAPVEPAPPAPSSSTADYETWKAQHEAWRLELDAWRRAQAEANRRARAQIHAEHRARAAAYQAEAEEARLLRRATRPRTSFAYVVATFGAAMLAGAVASFLALTAEGQSPWALPIGLAAAALVTALSMVLAGVLRRRSGFLAFVTVVLLVAALGAATGPRSELAWASSGGDVRSATLIQPVGEVSLTLDESVAERAGTPEMTVLQGAGSVQVEVRDGTRLSLDIACGSCWVELARDIGRGPQTFEGAQLTAARDGVSTLHREIGPGLETGVADAHLAIRAGATRIVVVEVDGPTTEER from the coding sequence ATGGCATCCATTCCGACCCCTCCCGCCCCAGAGGCGCCGCCGCCCCCGCCGCCGCCCGCCGCGCCGGGCGCGGCCCCCGGCACCGGCTTCTTCGACTGGCTCCGATCGCTCGGGGTGCCGAGGCGCCCGGGCTGGATCGGCGGGGTCGCCGCCGGCGTCGCGGCACGGCTCGGCATCGATCCCGTCATCGTGCGGGGCATCCTCGTGGTGCTGGCGCTCTTCGGTGCACCGGCGTTCCTCGCGTACGGCGTGGCCTGGCTGCTCCTGCCCGACGAGCGCGGACGCATCCACCTCGAGCAGACTATCCGCGGCGTGTTCGACAACGCCATCGTCGGCATCGGCATCTTCCTCGTCATCGGGCTCTTCGCGCCGGCGGTCGGCCTGCCCTGGTGGCTCGACGGGTGGGGCTGGGGCTGGGGCGTCGACGGCGACGGCGCGTTCGACGTGCTCCGCGTGCTGTGGATGCTCCTCGTCCTCGGCGGCGTCGTCACCGGGATCTTCTGGCTCGTCACGTGGCTGAGCCGGCGCGGCGCCCCCGGTGCGGCCGCCTCGCCGGGCGCGCCGGCTCCAGGGGATGCCGCGTCCGGGAGTGCAGCCCCCGGCGCTGCGCCGGGGGCGTCGGCCACGACCGCGTCCGCGGCATCCGACGCCGCGACGGCGGCGGCCTCCACCGGCCCGGCTCCGGTCGAGCCGGCCCCGCCGGCGCCGTCGAGCTCGACCGCCGACTACGAGACCTGGAAAGCGCAGCACGAGGCGTGGCGTCTCGAGCTCGACGCGTGGAGGCGGGCTCAGGCCGAAGCGAACCGCCGGGCGCGGGCGCAGATCCACGCCGAGCACCGGGCGAGGGCCGCGGCATACCAGGCCGAGGCCGAGGAGGCCCGGCTGCTCCGGCGCGCGACCCGCCCGCGGACGAGCTTCGCGTACGTCGTCGCGACCTTCGGCGCCGCGATGCTCGCGGGCGCGGTGGCCTCCTTCCTCGCGCTCACCGCCGAGGGGCAGTCACCGTGGGCGCTGCCCATCGGCCTCGCCGCGGCGGCCCTCGTCACCGCACTGTCGATGGTGCTCGCGGGCGTCCTCCGCCGGCGCAGCGGCTTCCTCGCCTTCGTCACCGTGGTGCTGCTGGTCGCGGCGCTCGGCGCCGCCACCGGACCGCGCAGCGAACTCGCCTGGGCGAGCTCCGGCGGCGACGTCAGGTCGGCGACGCTCATCCAGCCCGTCGGGGAGGTGTCGCTGACCCTCGACGAGTCCGTCGCCGAACGCGCCGGCACGCCCGAGATGACCGTCCTCCAGGGCGCCGGCTCGGTGCAGGTCGAGGTGCGCGACGGCACCCGGCTGTCGCTCGACATCGCCTGCGGCTCGTGCTGGGTGGAGCTCGCCCGCGACATCGGCCGCGGCCCGCAGACGTTCGAGGGCGCGCAGCTCACCGCCGCTCGCGACGGCGTCAGCACCCTCCACCGCGAGATCGGCCCCGGACTCGAGACCGGGGTCGCCGACGCGCACCTGGCCATCCGCGCGGGCGCCACCCGCATCGTCGTCGTCGAGGTCGACGGCCCCACCACCGAGGAGCGTTGA
- a CDS encoding MaoC family dehydratase N-terminal domain-containing protein: MPVNPELQGRTLPPTEPYLVGREKVREFARAVFATSPIHFDPDAARAAGHADVVAPPTFPIVVQELTLAQLLAEPDADIDFSRVVHGDQRFSYSRPVVAGDELTATLTVTSVKSLGGHSIVVAESNIVDADGAHVVTATSQLVVRGED; the protein is encoded by the coding sequence GTGCCAGTGAACCCCGAGCTCCAAGGGCGCACCCTGCCCCCCACCGAGCCGTACCTCGTCGGGCGTGAGAAGGTGCGCGAGTTCGCGCGCGCGGTCTTCGCGACCAGCCCCATCCACTTCGACCCCGACGCAGCCAGGGCCGCCGGGCACGCCGACGTCGTCGCCCCGCCGACCTTCCCGATCGTCGTGCAGGAGCTCACGCTCGCCCAGCTGCTCGCCGAGCCCGACGCCGACATCGACTTCTCCCGCGTCGTGCACGGCGACCAGCGCTTCAGCTACTCCCGCCCGGTCGTCGCGGGCGACGAGCTGACCGCGACGCTCACCGTGACCAGCGTGAAGAGCCTCGGCGGGCACTCCATCGTGGTCGCCGAGTCGAACATCGTCGACGCCGACGGCGCCCACGTCGTGACCGCGACATCCCAGCTCGTCGTACGCGGGGAGGACTGA
- a CDS encoding PspC domain-containing protein — MSTVRATPVLVRRRDCYVAGVAGGLADHLGWPVFVVRLVFVATTLLAGAGALLYGWLWALTPWADPDGERREQAIVRRAPVAVVLTAGAVVAALVAIALATVAEAAPDASPRWTAPAVIAIALAVAAGAWASFIDRPDPERGRRLEFGVRIALTVSLVALAVALAAGRAADADPVLALGCAFGALVGVALVYAPELVRLWRDLSDERVRRIRDEQRSAMAAHLHDSVLQTLALIQNRAGASSEAGRLARAQERELRSWLHGGDAPADSDLATDLRDFAAALELDYPVRIEVIAVGMSDERASGDVASAAREAMLNAARHAGGEISVYLEGSERGVDVYIRDRGPGFEPADVPTDRLGVRESIIGRMRRAGGSATVGRGADGTGTEVHLRHETEAARG, encoded by the coding sequence ATGAGCACCGTGCGGGCGACTCCCGTGCTCGTGCGCCGGCGCGACTGCTACGTCGCGGGCGTCGCGGGCGGCCTCGCCGACCATCTCGGCTGGCCGGTGTTCGTGGTGCGCCTCGTCTTCGTCGCCACGACGCTGCTCGCGGGGGCGGGTGCGCTGCTGTACGGCTGGCTGTGGGCACTGACGCCGTGGGCCGATCCCGACGGCGAGCGGCGCGAGCAGGCGATCGTGCGTCGAGCGCCCGTCGCCGTCGTCCTCACCGCCGGGGCGGTCGTCGCGGCGCTGGTCGCCATCGCGCTCGCCACGGTCGCCGAGGCCGCGCCCGACGCGTCCCCGCGCTGGACCGCCCCGGCCGTGATCGCCATCGCGCTGGCCGTCGCGGCGGGGGCCTGGGCGAGCTTCATCGACCGGCCCGACCCCGAGCGGGGCCGCCGGCTCGAGTTCGGCGTCCGGATCGCGTTGACCGTCTCGCTCGTCGCCCTCGCGGTGGCCCTCGCCGCGGGACGCGCCGCCGACGCCGATCCGGTGCTGGCGCTCGGCTGCGCCTTCGGGGCGCTCGTGGGCGTCGCGCTGGTCTACGCGCCCGAGCTCGTGCGGCTCTGGCGCGACCTCTCCGACGAGCGCGTGCGCCGCATCCGCGACGAGCAGCGCAGCGCGATGGCCGCGCACCTGCACGACTCCGTGCTGCAGACCCTCGCGCTCATCCAGAACCGGGCGGGCGCGTCGAGCGAGGCGGGTCGTCTGGCGCGCGCCCAGGAACGCGAGCTCCGCAGCTGGCTGCACGGCGGGGATGCCCCGGCCGACAGCGATCTCGCCACCGACCTGCGGGACTTCGCCGCGGCGCTCGAGCTCGACTACCCCGTGCGGATCGAGGTCATCGCCGTCGGGATGTCCGACGAGCGCGCGAGCGGCGACGTCGCGTCGGCGGCACGCGAGGCGATGCTGAACGCGGCCAGGCACGCGGGCGGCGAGATCTCGGTGTACCTCGAGGGCTCGGAGCGAGGTGTGGACGTCTACATCCGCGACCGCGGACCCGGATTCGAGCCGGCCGACGTCCCGACCGACCGCCTCGGCGTCCGGGAGTCGATCATCGGCCGGATGCGCCGCGCCGGTGGGTCGGCCACGGTCGGCCGCGGCGCCGACGGCACCGGCACCGAGGTGCACCTGCGACACGAGACGGAGGCCGCCCGTGGCTGA
- a CDS encoding carboxypeptidase regulatory-like domain-containing protein, translating into MQTHAHGSPPGRLGRRLLAAAGAFAVALGLAGFAAPANAAEPETTGSIAGVVTGEAGAPLEGVWVQLFHCDPDFDPTQQIDCWNLLWGEGQDARTAADGSFAIEGLEPGTYRAALGPQASTAQYVYEYWDGAASLEGATDIVVTAGAAATIAPTLEVGATVSGTVVDDAGAPVAGGYVYAYLTSDLNSTRGGASVAGDGSYTITGLPAGEYVLKAGPGWGSTTELVDEYWQDVYSADAATRLDLEAGQAVTADFELNAGAVIEGTVTSGGAPVEGVDVSAVYAGSPDRWVETVTATTAADGTYRLAGLEQADYVVGFSDFDGDLGQQFWQGAVDRASATVLSVAPGDEVEGVDAQLTAGGSVSGILTQGAAGAATPAAGAYFDVLRKDAAGAWERVTSERAGEDGGYEVSGLAPGEYTVLSYGSSSASWAATYYGDAYYPEEAAAVQVAAATDAGDVDVLTRPGVTIGGSVIDEHGGPARDARVTILYERAPGTWAEPPAHGGSGDEISYRAGGMPPGNYVVKFEDVSGSADPYVTQYWERAATQAEATVIEAPNGGEFFGIDAVMSRTEPEPEPAPTSTLTGVAQVGQTLTANAGDWGPGAELAYRWLAGGQPVDGATGAEFTPADAQAGAAISVEVTGTRPGAEPLVATSAATAAVLPRFADVTGTTGHAANVAWAGANGVIDGVRGTDGIVRFDAKAAATRATVAVALYRLAGSPEFVLPATPTFRDVPADHEARTAIEWLKAEGITSVTGTFSPSAQLKRQELAAFLYRAADVSFTAPATATFSDVPKGHAFFTPIEWLKAEGITTVSGTFGPTTVVTREHLATFLKRWDAVTAE; encoded by the coding sequence ATGCAGACGCACGCTCACGGATCCCCGCCCGGCCGGCTCGGCCGGCGCCTTCTCGCCGCCGCAGGCGCCTTCGCGGTGGCGCTCGGCCTCGCCGGCTTCGCCGCACCCGCGAACGCGGCCGAGCCCGAGACGACCGGCTCGATCGCCGGTGTCGTCACCGGCGAGGCAGGGGCGCCCCTCGAGGGCGTCTGGGTGCAGCTGTTCCACTGCGACCCCGACTTCGATCCCACGCAGCAGATCGACTGCTGGAACCTGCTGTGGGGCGAGGGCCAGGACGCCCGCACCGCCGCCGACGGCTCGTTCGCGATCGAGGGCCTCGAGCCCGGCACCTATCGCGCGGCGCTCGGCCCGCAGGCCTCGACCGCACAGTACGTGTACGAGTACTGGGACGGCGCCGCCTCCCTCGAGGGCGCGACCGACATCGTCGTGACCGCCGGCGCCGCGGCCACCATCGCGCCCACCCTGGAGGTCGGCGCGACCGTCTCCGGCACCGTCGTCGACGACGCGGGGGCGCCGGTCGCCGGCGGGTACGTCTACGCGTACCTCACGAGCGATCTGAACAGCACGCGCGGCGGGGCCTCCGTCGCGGGCGACGGCAGCTACACGATCACCGGGCTCCCCGCGGGCGAATACGTCCTGAAGGCCGGTCCCGGCTGGGGCAGCACGACCGAGCTCGTCGACGAGTACTGGCAGGACGTCTACTCGGCCGACGCCGCCACCCGCCTCGACCTCGAGGCCGGTCAGGCGGTCACCGCCGACTTCGAGCTGAACGCCGGCGCGGTCATCGAGGGCACCGTCACCTCGGGCGGCGCACCCGTCGAGGGCGTGGACGTCTCCGCGGTCTACGCCGGCTCGCCCGACCGCTGGGTCGAGACGGTGACCGCCACGACCGCCGCTGACGGCACGTACCGGCTCGCGGGTCTCGAGCAGGCGGACTACGTGGTCGGCTTCTCCGACTTCGACGGCGACCTCGGGCAGCAGTTCTGGCAGGGCGCGGTCGATCGTGCCTCGGCGACGGTCCTCTCGGTCGCCCCGGGCGACGAGGTCGAGGGCGTCGACGCGCAGCTGACCGCGGGCGGCTCGGTCTCGGGCATCCTCACGCAGGGCGCAGCGGGCGCGGCCACGCCTGCCGCGGGCGCGTACTTCGACGTGCTCAGGAAGGACGCCGCAGGCGCCTGGGAGCGCGTGACCTCCGAGCGAGCGGGCGAGGACGGCGGGTACGAGGTCTCGGGCCTGGCGCCAGGCGAGTACACCGTGCTGTCGTACGGCTCGTCGAGCGCGAGCTGGGCGGCGACTTACTACGGCGACGCGTACTACCCCGAAGAGGCGGCGGCCGTGCAGGTCGCGGCGGCGACGGATGCCGGCGACGTCGACGTGCTCACCCGCCCCGGCGTCACGATCGGCGGCAGCGTCATCGATGAGCACGGCGGCCCCGCTCGCGACGCGCGCGTCACGATCCTGTACGAGCGCGCGCCGGGCACCTGGGCCGAGCCGCCGGCCCACGGCGGGTCGGGCGACGAGATCTCCTACCGCGCGGGCGGGATGCCGCCCGGCAACTACGTTGTGAAGTTCGAGGATGTCTCCGGCTCCGCCGATCCGTACGTCACCCAGTACTGGGAGCGTGCGGCGACGCAGGCCGAGGCGACCGTCATCGAGGCGCCGAACGGCGGCGAGTTCTTCGGCATCGACGCGGTCATGAGCCGTACCGAGCCCGAGCCGGAGCCCGCGCCGACGTCGACGCTCACCGGGGTCGCGCAGGTCGGCCAGACGCTCACCGCGAACGCGGGCGACTGGGGCCCCGGTGCCGAGCTCGCCTACCGCTGGCTCGCGGGCGGTCAGCCCGTCGACGGCGCGACCGGCGCGGAGTTCACGCCCGCCGATGCGCAGGCCGGTGCCGCGATCAGCGTCGAGGTCACCGGGACCCGTCCCGGCGCCGAGCCCCTCGTCGCCACCTCGGCCGCGACCGCCGCGGTGCTGCCCCGCTTCGCGGACGTCACCGGCACCACCGGGCACGCGGCGAACGTGGCCTGGGCGGGCGCGAACGGCGTCATCGACGGCGTCCGCGGCACCGACGGGATCGTCCGGTTCGACGCGAAGGCCGCGGCGACACGCGCGACGGTCGCGGTCGCGCTCTACCGCCTCGCTGGCTCACCCGAGTTCGTGTTGCCCGCGACGCCGACCTTCCGGGACGTCCCGGCCGACCACGAGGCGCGCACGGCGATCGAGTGGCTGAAGGCCGAGGGCATCACCTCGGTGACCGGCACGTTCAGCCCGTCGGCCCAGCTCAAGCGGCAGGAGCTCGCGGCGTTCCTCTACCGCGCGGCAGACGTGTCGTTCACAGCGCCCGCGACCGCGACGTTCAGCGACGTGCCGAAGGGTCACGCGTTCTTCACGCCCATCGAGTGGCTGAAGGCCGAGGGCATCACGACGGTGAGCGGCACCTTCGGCCCGACCACCGTCGTCACGCGCGAGCACCTCGCGACGTTCCTCAAGCGGTGGGACGCCGTCACCGCGGAGTGA
- a CDS encoding SRPBCC family protein, with amino-acid sequence MDIRAQLDAADRGIADGERDGEAVRVQTVARIYPAPIDDVWSALTSAERIPRWFLPVSGDLRLGGRYQLEGNAGGTIEACDAPNSFAATWEYGGGVTWITVRLSALDDERTRVELEHVARVADVPDEIWEQYGPSGTGIGWDQAMLGLDLHLTTGEVTPENASEWVMSDEGLAFMRGSADRWAAAQAANGTDAAVANAAADATYAMYTGQAPGPMG; translated from the coding sequence ATGGACATCCGAGCCCAGCTCGACGCCGCCGACCGCGGCATCGCCGACGGCGAGCGCGACGGCGAGGCCGTGCGTGTGCAGACCGTCGCCCGCATCTATCCCGCGCCCATCGACGACGTCTGGAGCGCCCTCACCTCGGCCGAGCGCATCCCGCGCTGGTTCCTGCCGGTCTCGGGCGACCTGCGCCTCGGCGGCCGCTATCAGCTCGAGGGCAACGCCGGCGGCACCATCGAGGCGTGCGACGCCCCGAACTCGTTCGCCGCGACGTGGGAGTACGGCGGCGGCGTCACCTGGATCACGGTCCGGCTCAGCGCCCTCGACGACGAGCGCACCCGCGTCGAGCTCGAGCACGTCGCCCGGGTCGCCGACGTGCCCGACGAGATCTGGGAGCAGTACGGCCCGTCCGGCACCGGCATCGGCTGGGACCAGGCGATGCTCGGGCTCGACCTGCACCTGACCACCGGCGAGGTGACCCCCGAGAACGCCAGCGAGTGGGTGATGAGCGACGAGGGGCTCGCGTTCATGCGCGGCAGCGCCGACCGCTGGGCCGCCGCCCAGGCCGCGAACGGCACCGACGCCGCGGTCGCGAACGCCGCGGCCGACGCCACCTACGCGATGTACACCGGCCAGGCGCCCGGCCCCATGGGGTGA